A single genomic interval of Prunus dulcis chromosome 5, ALMONDv2, whole genome shotgun sequence harbors:
- the LOC117629240 gene encoding probable serine/threonine-protein kinase SIS8 isoform X2 codes for MKNLLKKLHIMSNQSEDAQGSASSRGNKSTDKSSPPETERLLHSRSHHNSEHKTFSGLSGWLNSVSNRHSPSPPSSSNVARAAERMEPPDAASRSGLDVVSDTARRDSGSSTSRDADIAEEYQIQLALELSAREDPEAVQIEAVKQISLGSCAPDNTPAEVIAYRYWNYNALSYDDKILDGFYDLYGILTESTSERMPSLVDLQGTPVSDSVTWEAVLVNRAADANLLKLEQMALEMAVKSSSDPLVFVNKNLVRKLALLVADYMGGPVADPDNMLRAWQSLSYNLKATIGSMVLPLGSLTIGLARHRALLFKALADSVSIPCRLVKGQQYTGSNDVAMNFVKIDDGREYIVDLMADPGTLIPSDAAGSHIEYDESYFSASPLSRDIDSSHVASSSSGVGSSFEEHSDFGTLDKKSRLRNFASSARDSEEREEPDSRANLPRPTERGEESKIPSDEFRYPSNSEKALVQELPGRPNYPFAHARSPSWTEGVSFPAARRMKVKDVSQYMIVAAKENPHLAQKLHDVLLESGVVAPPNLFREIYPEQLDVSTVETKPRPEDMGENKERFETQKIKGQDDKSPAHFLPPLPQHRVHFKASPSCQLEHLKPVEGLGVNLPLDTGEVTGQSEVSPSKYTKNVPVAAAAAAAAAVVASSMVVAAAKSSTDSNLELPVAAAATATAAAVVATTAAVSKQYDQGIRSDGDAEGSGYEPRGSGDRHDAFGVNLEGERTSDRSAGNDSTKSDITIDDVADCEIPWEDITLGSYGEVYHGDWHGTEVAVKRFLDQDFLGESLDEFRSEVRIMKRLRHPNVVLFMGAITRAPNLSIVTEFLPRGSLYRLIHRPNNQLDERRRLRMALDAARGMNYLHNCTPVIVHRDLKSPNLLVDKNWVVKVCDFGLSRMKNSTFLSSRSTAGTAEWMAPEVLRNEPSDEKCDVYSYGVILWELSTMQQPWGGMNPMQVVGAVGFQHRRLDIPDDIDPAIADLIRKCWQTDPKLRPSFAEIMATLKPLQKPVSSSQVHRPSSGREKVQPS; via the exons ATGAAGAACCTTCTTAAGAAACTGCATATCATGTCCAATCAATCAGAAGATGCTCAAGGGTCTGCTTCATCAAGGGGCAATAAGTCTACTGATAAGTCGTCGCCCCCTGAAACTGAAAGGCTTTTGCACTCAAGGTCCCATCATAACTCTGAGCACAAAACCTTTTCGGGGCTATCGGGTTGGTTGAATTCAGTTTCTAATAGACATAGCCCCAGTCCCCCATCATCTTCAAATGTCGCTAGGGCGGCAGAGAGAATGGAGCCACCTGATGCAGCTAGTAGGAGTGGTTTAGACGTTGTTTCAGATACAGCTAGGCGCGATTCGGGGTCTAGTACCTCAAGGGATGCTGACATAGCGGAAGAGTATCAGATTCAACTGGCTTTGGAGTTGAGTGCTCGGGAGGATCCAGAAGCAGTTCAGATTGAGGCTGTTAAGCAGATTAGCTTGGGCTCTTGCGCTCCTGATAATACCCCAGCTGAAGTTATTGCCTACCGTTATTGG AATTACAATGCTCTTAGCTATGATGACAAGATCTTGGATGGTTTCTATGATCTGTATGGGATATTGACAGAGTCAACCTCAGAGAGAATGCCTTCTCTTGTTGATCTGCAAGGAACACCTGTTTCAGATAGTGTCACCTGGGAAGCTGTTTTAGTCAACAGAGCTGCTGATGCGAACTTGTTGAAACTTGAACAGATGGCCCTAGAAATGGCTGTAAAGTCAAGTTCAGATCCTCTGGtttttgtaaacaaaaatCTGGTGCGCAAACTTGCTCTTTTAGTTGCTGACTACATGGGTGGACCAGTTGCGGATCCTGACAACATGTTGAGAGCATGGCAAAGTCTTAGTTACAATTTGAAAGCTACCATTGGTAGCATGGTTTTGCCACTTGGTTCTCTGACAATTGGATTGGCCCGTCATCGTGCATTGTTGTTCAAG GCTTTGGCTGATAGTGTGAGCATCCCATGCCGGTTGGTGAAAGGACAACAATACACGGGCTCCAATGATGTGGCGATGAACTTTGTAAAGATTGATGATGGAAG GGAGTATATTGTTGATCTGATGGCAGACCCCGGCACACTTATTCCATCTGATGCAGCTGGATCACATATAGAATATGACGAATCTTACTTTTCTGCCAGTCCTTTGTCTAGAGACATTGATTCCTCTCATGTTGCTTCTTCCAGTAGTGGAGTTGGGAGTTCGTTTGAAGAACATTCAGACTTTGGAACATTAGACAAGAAATCCAGGTTAAGAAATTTTGCTTCTTCAGCAAGGGAttctgaagagagagaagaaccAGATTCTCGTGCAAATCTACCCAGACCAACTGAACGTGGGGAAGAATCCAAGATACCTTCAGATGAATTTAGATATCCCTCTAATTCTGAGAAGGCGCTGGTGCAGGAACTTCCAGGAAGGCCAAATTATCCTTTTGCGCATGCAAGATCCCCTTCATGGACTGAAGGTGTTAGCTTTCCTGCTGCTCGAAGAATGAAGGTTAAGGATGTTTCTCAATACATGATTGTTGCTGCCAAAGAGAATCCGCATCTAGCTCAAAAACTTCATGACGTGTTACTTGAAAGTGGTGTTGTTGCTCCCCCAAACTTGTTTAGGGAAATATATCCAGAGCAGTTAGATGTGTCAACAGTTGAGACCAAGCCCCGGCCAGAAGATATGGGTGAAAATAAAGAGAGGtttgaaacacaaaaaattaaaggtCAAGATGATAAAAGTCCAGCTCACTTTTTGCCTCCTCTGCCTCAGCACAGGGTGCATTTTAAAGCTAGTCCTTCATGTCAACTAGAGCATCTTAAGCCCGTGGAAGGTTTAGGGGTCAACCTTCCACTTGATACCGGGGAAGTAACTGGCCAGTCTGAAGTATCTCCATCTAAGTATACAAAAAATGTCCCTGTTGCTGCAGCCGCAGCCGCAGCAGCAGCTGTTGTGGCATCTTCAATGGTAGTTGCTGCAGCAAAGTCAAGCACTGACTCAAATCTGGAACTTCCTGTGGCAGCTGCTGCAACTGCTACTGCTGCAGCTGTGGTTGCAACAACTGCAGCTGTCAGTAAGCAGTATGACCAGGGCATAAGAAGTGATGGAGATGCAGAAGGTTCTGGTTATGAACCACGGGGCAGTGGTGACCGTCATGATGCTTTTGGAGTTAATTTGGAAGGCGAGAGAACATCAGATCGATCGGCAGGTAATGACAGTACAAAATCTGACATTACAATTGATGATGTCGCAGATTGCGAGATTCCATGGGAGGATATCACCTTGG GATCATATGGGGAGGTCTATCATGGAGACTGGCATGGGACT GAGGTTGCTGTAAAGAGGTTTCTAGACCAAGACTTTTTGGGCGAATCACTTGATGAATTCAGAAGTGAG gTCCGGATAATGAAAAGACTCAGGCATCCCAATGTTGTTCTCTTCATGGGTGCAATAACTCGTGCTCCAAATCTTTCCATTGTTACAGAATTTCTTCCAAG AGGTAGTTTATATAGGTTAATACACCGGCCTAACAATCAATTAGATGAGCGAAGACGCTTGAGGATGGCTCTTGATGCT GCTCGGGGAATGAATTACTTGCATAACTGCACTCCAGTAATAGTACACCGTGATTTGAAGTCTCCAAATCTTCTTGTTGATAAGAACTGGGTTGTGAAG GTCTGCGATTTCGGATTATCAAGAATGAAGAACAGCACATTTCTTTCCTCGAGGTCCACTGCAGGGACG GCAGAATGGATGGCTCCAGAAGTGCTAAGAAATGAACCTTCCGATGAAAA ATGCGATGTCTATAGCTATGGGGTCATCTTATGGGAGCTCTCTACAATGCAACAGCCATGGGGGGGAATGAATCCAATGCAAGTTGTTGGTGCAGTTGGATTTCAACATCGCCGTCTTGATATTCCAGATGATATAGATCCTGCAATTGCAGATCTCATTAGAAAATGCTGGCAGAC AGATCCAAAATTGAGACCCTCTTTTGCTGAGATCATGGCTACTCTGAAACCGTTGCAGAAGCCTGTAAGTAGTTCTCAAGTGCACAGACCTAGCAGTGGGCGTGAGAAGGTTCAGCCATCTTGA
- the LOC117629240 gene encoding probable serine/threonine-protein kinase SIS8 isoform X1 → MKNLLKKLHIMSNQSEDAQGSASSRGNKSTDKSSPPETERLLHSRSHHNSEHKTFSGLSGWLNSVSNRHSPSPPSSSNVARAAERMEPPDAASRSGLDVVSDTARRDSGSSTSRDADIAEEYQIQLALELSAREDPEAVQIEAVKQISLGSCAPDNTPAEVIAYRYWNYNALSYDDKILDGFYDLYGILTESTSERMPSLVDLQGTPVSDSVTWEAVLVNRAADANLLKLEQMALEMAVKSSSDPLVFVNKNLVRKLALLVADYMGGPVADPDNMLRAWQSLSYNLKATIGSMVLPLGSLTIGLARHRALLFKALADSVSIPCRLVKGQQYTGSNDVAMNFVKIDDGREYIVDLMADPGTLIPSDAAGSHIEYDESYFSASPLSRDIDSSHVASSSSGVGSSFEEHSDFGTLDKKSRLRNFASSARDSEEREEPDSRANLPRPTERGEESKIPSDEFRYPSNSEKALVQELPGRPNYPFAHARSPSWTEGVSFPAARRMKVKDVSQYMIVAAKENPHLAQKLHDVLLESGVVAPPNLFREIYPEQLDVSTVETKPRPEDMGENKERFETQKIKGQDDKSPAHFLPPLPQHRVHFKASPSCQLEHLKPVEGLGVNLPLDTGEVTGQSEVSPSKYTKNVPVAAAAAAAAAVVASSMVVAAAKSSTDSNLELPVAAAATATAAAVVATTAAVSKQYDQGIRSDGDAEGSGYEPRGSGDRHDAFGVNLEGERTSDRSAGNDSTKSDITIDDVADCEIPWEDITLGERIGLGSYGEVYHGDWHGTEVAVKRFLDQDFLGESLDEFRSEVRIMKRLRHPNVVLFMGAITRAPNLSIVTEFLPRGSLYRLIHRPNNQLDERRRLRMALDAARGMNYLHNCTPVIVHRDLKSPNLLVDKNWVVKVCDFGLSRMKNSTFLSSRSTAGTAEWMAPEVLRNEPSDEKCDVYSYGVILWELSTMQQPWGGMNPMQVVGAVGFQHRRLDIPDDIDPAIADLIRKCWQTDPKLRPSFAEIMATLKPLQKPVSSSQVHRPSSGREKVQPS, encoded by the exons ATGAAGAACCTTCTTAAGAAACTGCATATCATGTCCAATCAATCAGAAGATGCTCAAGGGTCTGCTTCATCAAGGGGCAATAAGTCTACTGATAAGTCGTCGCCCCCTGAAACTGAAAGGCTTTTGCACTCAAGGTCCCATCATAACTCTGAGCACAAAACCTTTTCGGGGCTATCGGGTTGGTTGAATTCAGTTTCTAATAGACATAGCCCCAGTCCCCCATCATCTTCAAATGTCGCTAGGGCGGCAGAGAGAATGGAGCCACCTGATGCAGCTAGTAGGAGTGGTTTAGACGTTGTTTCAGATACAGCTAGGCGCGATTCGGGGTCTAGTACCTCAAGGGATGCTGACATAGCGGAAGAGTATCAGATTCAACTGGCTTTGGAGTTGAGTGCTCGGGAGGATCCAGAAGCAGTTCAGATTGAGGCTGTTAAGCAGATTAGCTTGGGCTCTTGCGCTCCTGATAATACCCCAGCTGAAGTTATTGCCTACCGTTATTGG AATTACAATGCTCTTAGCTATGATGACAAGATCTTGGATGGTTTCTATGATCTGTATGGGATATTGACAGAGTCAACCTCAGAGAGAATGCCTTCTCTTGTTGATCTGCAAGGAACACCTGTTTCAGATAGTGTCACCTGGGAAGCTGTTTTAGTCAACAGAGCTGCTGATGCGAACTTGTTGAAACTTGAACAGATGGCCCTAGAAATGGCTGTAAAGTCAAGTTCAGATCCTCTGGtttttgtaaacaaaaatCTGGTGCGCAAACTTGCTCTTTTAGTTGCTGACTACATGGGTGGACCAGTTGCGGATCCTGACAACATGTTGAGAGCATGGCAAAGTCTTAGTTACAATTTGAAAGCTACCATTGGTAGCATGGTTTTGCCACTTGGTTCTCTGACAATTGGATTGGCCCGTCATCGTGCATTGTTGTTCAAG GCTTTGGCTGATAGTGTGAGCATCCCATGCCGGTTGGTGAAAGGACAACAATACACGGGCTCCAATGATGTGGCGATGAACTTTGTAAAGATTGATGATGGAAG GGAGTATATTGTTGATCTGATGGCAGACCCCGGCACACTTATTCCATCTGATGCAGCTGGATCACATATAGAATATGACGAATCTTACTTTTCTGCCAGTCCTTTGTCTAGAGACATTGATTCCTCTCATGTTGCTTCTTCCAGTAGTGGAGTTGGGAGTTCGTTTGAAGAACATTCAGACTTTGGAACATTAGACAAGAAATCCAGGTTAAGAAATTTTGCTTCTTCAGCAAGGGAttctgaagagagagaagaaccAGATTCTCGTGCAAATCTACCCAGACCAACTGAACGTGGGGAAGAATCCAAGATACCTTCAGATGAATTTAGATATCCCTCTAATTCTGAGAAGGCGCTGGTGCAGGAACTTCCAGGAAGGCCAAATTATCCTTTTGCGCATGCAAGATCCCCTTCATGGACTGAAGGTGTTAGCTTTCCTGCTGCTCGAAGAATGAAGGTTAAGGATGTTTCTCAATACATGATTGTTGCTGCCAAAGAGAATCCGCATCTAGCTCAAAAACTTCATGACGTGTTACTTGAAAGTGGTGTTGTTGCTCCCCCAAACTTGTTTAGGGAAATATATCCAGAGCAGTTAGATGTGTCAACAGTTGAGACCAAGCCCCGGCCAGAAGATATGGGTGAAAATAAAGAGAGGtttgaaacacaaaaaattaaaggtCAAGATGATAAAAGTCCAGCTCACTTTTTGCCTCCTCTGCCTCAGCACAGGGTGCATTTTAAAGCTAGTCCTTCATGTCAACTAGAGCATCTTAAGCCCGTGGAAGGTTTAGGGGTCAACCTTCCACTTGATACCGGGGAAGTAACTGGCCAGTCTGAAGTATCTCCATCTAAGTATACAAAAAATGTCCCTGTTGCTGCAGCCGCAGCCGCAGCAGCAGCTGTTGTGGCATCTTCAATGGTAGTTGCTGCAGCAAAGTCAAGCACTGACTCAAATCTGGAACTTCCTGTGGCAGCTGCTGCAACTGCTACTGCTGCAGCTGTGGTTGCAACAACTGCAGCTGTCAGTAAGCAGTATGACCAGGGCATAAGAAGTGATGGAGATGCAGAAGGTTCTGGTTATGAACCACGGGGCAGTGGTGACCGTCATGATGCTTTTGGAGTTAATTTGGAAGGCGAGAGAACATCAGATCGATCGGCAGGTAATGACAGTACAAAATCTGACATTACAATTGATGATGTCGCAGATTGCGAGATTCCATGGGAGGATATCACCTTGGGTGAGCGTATTGGACTTG GATCATATGGGGAGGTCTATCATGGAGACTGGCATGGGACT GAGGTTGCTGTAAAGAGGTTTCTAGACCAAGACTTTTTGGGCGAATCACTTGATGAATTCAGAAGTGAG gTCCGGATAATGAAAAGACTCAGGCATCCCAATGTTGTTCTCTTCATGGGTGCAATAACTCGTGCTCCAAATCTTTCCATTGTTACAGAATTTCTTCCAAG AGGTAGTTTATATAGGTTAATACACCGGCCTAACAATCAATTAGATGAGCGAAGACGCTTGAGGATGGCTCTTGATGCT GCTCGGGGAATGAATTACTTGCATAACTGCACTCCAGTAATAGTACACCGTGATTTGAAGTCTCCAAATCTTCTTGTTGATAAGAACTGGGTTGTGAAG GTCTGCGATTTCGGATTATCAAGAATGAAGAACAGCACATTTCTTTCCTCGAGGTCCACTGCAGGGACG GCAGAATGGATGGCTCCAGAAGTGCTAAGAAATGAACCTTCCGATGAAAA ATGCGATGTCTATAGCTATGGGGTCATCTTATGGGAGCTCTCTACAATGCAACAGCCATGGGGGGGAATGAATCCAATGCAAGTTGTTGGTGCAGTTGGATTTCAACATCGCCGTCTTGATATTCCAGATGATATAGATCCTGCAATTGCAGATCTCATTAGAAAATGCTGGCAGAC AGATCCAAAATTGAGACCCTCTTTTGCTGAGATCATGGCTACTCTGAAACCGTTGCAGAAGCCTGTAAGTAGTTCTCAAGTGCACAGACCTAGCAGTGGGCGTGAGAAGGTTCAGCCATCTTGA
- the LOC117629244 gene encoding uncharacterized protein LOC117629244 isoform X3 — MGTVLDSHFLALTAIVTVGYQLLFFIITALLKFDKITDFAGSTNFVILAILTLVVKGSWHFRQVVLSLLVVIWGLRLGLFLLMRILQWGEDRRFDEMRNNIGKLAIFWIFQAVWVWTVSLPVTVVNASNRNPSRQAQDIIGWIIWFVGFAVEATADQQKLTFKSSPQNRGKWCNAGLWKYTRHPNYFGEIFLWWGVFVASTPVLKGAEWLVILGPIFLTLLLLFISGIPLLEESADKKFGNVGEYRLYKRTTSPLIPLPPVIYKNLPLWFKATFLFEFPLYSRNLPREEPN; from the exons ATGGGAACAGTCTTAGACTCCCATTTCTTAGCTCTCACGGCCATTGTCACT gtGGGGTATCAGTTGTTGTTCTTCATAATCACTGCTCTTCTCAAGTTCGACAAAATCACTGACTTCGCCG GAAGTACCAATTTTGTTATACTTGCTATACTGACTTTGGTTGTCAAGGGCTCATGGCATTTTAGACAG GTAGTGTTGAGTTTGCTTGTGGTAATATGGGGTCTTCGCCTGGGACTGTTTCTATTGATGAG GATTTTGCAATGGGGAGAGGACCGGCGTTTTGATGAAATGCGTAATAATATAGGAAAATTGGCAATTTTCTGGATATTTCAG GCTGTCTGGGTATGGACTGTGAGTTTGCCTGTAACAGTTGTTAATGCAAGCAACAGAAACCCATCGCGCCAAGCTCAGGACATAATTGGATGGATCATATGGTTTGTGGGTTTTGCAGTTGAAGCTACAGCTGATCAGCAAAAACTGACGTTCAAAAGTTCTCCACAAAATAGAGGAAAGTGGTGCAATGCCGGACTATGGAAATACACTCGACATCCGAACTATTTTGGCGAG ATATTCCTTTGGTGGGGAGTATTTGTGGCTTCCACACCTGTATTAAAAGGTGCAGAGTGGCTGGTGATTCTTGGACCAATCTTTCTCACATTGTTGCTTCTTTTCATCAGCGGCATACCGTTGCTTGAG GAGTCTGCCGATAAGAAGTTTGGAAATGTGGGCGAATATAGGCTGTACAAAAGAACAACTAG CCCTCTCATTCCGCTACCCCCGGTTATATACAAGAACTTGCCCTTGTGGTTCAAAGCAACTTTTCTCTTCGAATTTCCTCTCTACAGTCGTAATCTTCCTCGAGAAGAGCCAAACTG A
- the LOC117629243 gene encoding golgin candidate 2, whose protein sequence is MANWISSKLRAAETILQQIDQQAAESLRKNEKPLADDLNVDTPTKTGGSVPLKDQLKKKTIENSDYRGKLTSDPSFNILNNTSNSNDGDKNKNNNNIIINRDKEIVGTQKPKPTLTDSDWTQLLSAPNQATSSTASRGNGFPGVRGLRKDGRRQGSASSTSSLSVLEVKKNQKTGSNNVLKSGRRASVGEGSKLNGKVSDGEESGVSFSDSARRSPTVELKSDVKILEGRGLDYRDMGFITSAETKDKGNEENGGHFDSKELSLEGSLQSVKKNDGGSNKKIGGENVGDRLRSTDRGNHESSEASRSSTSEDLKRSFTSVSDGSSESDSGSSSDSESEREKEERRKKREKILAEKAAAKAVEAIKERENLVARLEGEKQSLEKILEEQVKQQAQEASKLQMTMMETMEAADLEKQKHNNTRMEVFARLAKLEAANADLAKSLATVQWNLEVEVNGVAELRQQVELKEVNHEELRRKISDAHQAKISLKKVAAPKGVELERDILVAEYAFVTDKVGRLQDKAQKLEANIEMTRKEIEEPTEVEIELKRRLAQMTDHLIHKQAQVEALSSEKATLLFRIEAVSRLLDESKSMTEISGSLSRDIESGRPLFEDRIRSGRKHLGSALQQLDSIFLAGAVFLRRNWTAKLWALIYFVCLHFWVIYILVSHSPASNEIKSGAVISLENINDTAGV, encoded by the exons ATGGCCAACTGGATCTCCTCCAAACTCAGGGCCGCTGAAACTATCCTTCAACAG ATCGACCAGCAAGCTGCAGAGTCGTTGCGGAAAAACGAGAAGCCTCTCGCCGACGACTTGAACGTGGACACTCCGACGAAAACGGGAGGCAGTGTGCCTTTGAAGGACcagttgaaaaagaaaaccatagAAAACAGTGATTATCGTGGAAAATTAACCAGCGATCCCAGTTTCAACATTCTTAATAACACCAGTAACAGTAATGATGGTGAtaagaataagaataataataatattattattaataggGATAAAGAGATTGTTGGAACTCAGAAACCTAAGCCTACTCTTACTGATAGTGACTGGACTCAGCTCCTTAGTGCACCTAATCAGGCAACTAGTTCCACCGCCAGTCGTGGCAATGGTTTCCCAGGTGTTCGTGGTTTGAGGAAGGATGGCAGGAGGCAGGGCAGTGCCAGCTCCACTTCCAGCTTGTCGGTTTTGGAGGTTAAGAAGAATCAAAAGACTGGGAGCAATAATGTTCTGAAGTCGGGGAGGAGAGCAAGTGTTGGGGAAGGAAGTAAATTGAATGGTAAAGTAAGTGATGGGGAGGAGTCTGGCGTTTCTTTTTCGGATTCAGCACGAAGGTCTCCAACTGTTGAATTGAAGAGTGATGTTAAGATTTTGGAAGGACGAGGGTTGGATTATAGGGATATGGGATTCATCACTTCAGCAGAAACAAAAGACAAgggaaatgaagaaaatggtggaCATTTTGATTCTAAGGAGCTTTCATTGGAGGGTTCTTTACAGTCGGTAAAGAAAAATGATGGCGGTTCTAACAAGAAGATAGGAGGGGAGAATGTGGGTGATCGGTTGAGAAGTACTGACAGAGGTAATCATGAGTCCAGTGAAGCGTCTAGAAGTTCTACCTCTGAGGACTTAAAAAGAAGTTTTACTTCGGTAAGTGATGGGAGCTCTGAGTCGGACTCAGGTTCAAGTTCTGATTCTGAGAGTGAGCGTGAGaaagaggaaagaagaaagaagagggagAAGATTCTGGCTGAGAAAGCAGCAGCTAAAGCTGTGGAGGCCATCAAAGAGAGGGAAAATCTTGTTGCCAGATTAGAGGGAGAGAAGCAGAGCTTGGAGAAAATACTTGAAGAGCAAGTGAAACAACAAGCCCAAGAG GCTTCCAAGCTGCAAATGACTATGATGGAAACCATGGAAGCTGCTGATTTGGAGAAGCAGAAACATAATAACACTAGAATGGAAGTCTTTGCACGTTTGGCTAAACTGGAG GCTGCAAATGCTGACCTTGCAAAATCCCTAGCCACCGTGCAATGGAATCTTGAAGTAGAG GTTAATGGAGTAGCAGAACTTCGACAGCAAGTCGAGTTAAAAGAAGTGAACCACGAAG AACTCAGGAGGAAGATCTCCGATGCTCATCAAGCAAAAATATCTTTAAAGAAAGTAGCAGCTCCAAAAGGAGTTGAACTTGAACGAGATATTTTGGTGGCAGAATATGCTTTTGTAACTGATAAAGTTGGGagattgcaagataag GCACAGAAGCTGGAAGCAAACATTGAAATGACAAGGAAAGAGATAGAGGAGCCAACAGAAGTAGAAATTGAGCTCAAGAGAAGGCTTGCTCAGATGACTGACCATTTGATTCATAAACAAGCCCAG GTTGAGGCTCTTTCCTCGGAGAAAGCAACTCTTCTGTTCAGAATTGAG GCAGTGTCAAGGTTGCTAGATGAAAGCAAGTCCATGACTGAAATTTCTGGTTCCTTATCAAGGGACATAGAATCAGGCAGACCTTTGTTTGAAGACAGGATCCGTTCTGGCAGGAAGCACCTGGGTTCAGCGCTTCAGCAATTGGATTCTATTTTCTTGGCCGGAGCAGTGTTTTTGAGGAGGAATTGGACTGCAAAATTATGGGCCTTGATTTACTTTGTATGCCTTCACTTCTGGGTCATTTATATTCTTGTGTCCCATTCTCCAGCTTCAAATGAGATCAAATCCGGGGCTGTCATATCCTTGGAAAACATTAATGACACTGCAGGTGTATAG
- the LOC117629242 gene encoding peptidyl-prolyl cis-trans isomerase FKBP17-2, chloroplastic — translation MATFSGSSPFLSHSLTRPSHFSSSSSSSQTPPPVPPQNLPSQPHSPTPIQQLSTASSEQPKTPVSVKAEQQKAASSSSTTKSTKTKADSTDWIASTLTRRFGIGAGLAWAAFLTVGVVSEQIKTRLEVSQQESNTRNVEKEEEVVLPNGIRYYELRVGGGPSPRAGDLVVIELKGKVEGSGQVFVDTFEREKKPLALVVGSRQPYSKGVCEGIEYVLRSMKAGGRRRVLVPPSLGFGENGADLGPGLQIPPFATLEYIIEVDRVSIAPA, via the exons ATGGCCACCTTCTCTGGTTCTTCCCCATTTCTCTCCCACTCCCTAACAAGACCAAGccacttttcttcttcttcttcatcatcacaaACGCCTCCTCCTGTTCCTCCACAAAATCTGCCTTCACAACCACATTCTCCAACACCAATTCAGCAGCTCAGCACAGCTTCATCGGAGCAGCCGAAAACGCCAGTCTCAGTAAAAGCAGAGCAACAGAAAGCTGCATCTTCTAGCAGCACCACCAAGAGCACCAAGACCAAGGCTGACTCTACAGATTGGATAGCTTCCACGTTAACCAGGCGGTTTGGGATTGGAGCTGGCCTTGCCTGGGCTGCCTTTCTCACAGTGGGCGTGGTCTCTGAACAAATTAAGACCCGCCTTGAAGTCTCCCAACAAGAATCAAACACAAG aaatgttgagaaagaagaagaggtggTGCTACCTAATGGCATAAG ATACTACGAGTTAAGAGTTGGTGGGGGGCCTTCTCCAAGGGCAGGAGACTTGGTGGTGATCGAGCTCAAGGGGAAAGTGGAAGGCAGTGGACAAGTGTTTGTGGATacatttgagagagagaagaagccTTTGGCTCTGGTAGTTGGGTCCAGGCAGCCCTACAGCAAGGGAGTGTGTGAAGGGATAGAATATGTGCTCAGATCCATGAAGGCAGGGGGCAGAAGAAGAGTGCTTGTTCCTCCAAGCTTGGGCTTCGGTGAGAATGGTGCAGATTTAGGTCCTGGTCTGCAAATTCCTCCGTTTGCAACTCTAGAATACATTATTGAGGTCGATAGAGTCTCTATTGCACCCGCATGA
- the LOC117629244 gene encoding uncharacterized protein LOC117629244 isoform X1 → MGTVLDSHFLALTAIVTVGYQLLFFIITALLKFDKITDFAGSTNFVILAILTLVVKGSWHFRQVVLSLLVVIWGLRLGLFLLMRILQWGEDRRFDEMRNNIGKLAIFWIFQAVWVWTVSLPVTVVNASNRNPSRQAQDIIGWIIWFVGFAVEATADQQKLTFKSSPQNRGKWCNAGLWKYTRHPNYFGEIFLWWGVFVASTPVLKGAEWLVILGPIFLTLLLLFISGIPLLEESADKKFGNVGEYRLYKRTTSPLIPLPPVIYKNLPLWFKATFLFEFPLYSRNLPREEPNWCRTSRLEGSDGLKIG, encoded by the exons ATGGGAACAGTCTTAGACTCCCATTTCTTAGCTCTCACGGCCATTGTCACT gtGGGGTATCAGTTGTTGTTCTTCATAATCACTGCTCTTCTCAAGTTCGACAAAATCACTGACTTCGCCG GAAGTACCAATTTTGTTATACTTGCTATACTGACTTTGGTTGTCAAGGGCTCATGGCATTTTAGACAG GTAGTGTTGAGTTTGCTTGTGGTAATATGGGGTCTTCGCCTGGGACTGTTTCTATTGATGAG GATTTTGCAATGGGGAGAGGACCGGCGTTTTGATGAAATGCGTAATAATATAGGAAAATTGGCAATTTTCTGGATATTTCAG GCTGTCTGGGTATGGACTGTGAGTTTGCCTGTAACAGTTGTTAATGCAAGCAACAGAAACCCATCGCGCCAAGCTCAGGACATAATTGGATGGATCATATGGTTTGTGGGTTTTGCAGTTGAAGCTACAGCTGATCAGCAAAAACTGACGTTCAAAAGTTCTCCACAAAATAGAGGAAAGTGGTGCAATGCCGGACTATGGAAATACACTCGACATCCGAACTATTTTGGCGAG ATATTCCTTTGGTGGGGAGTATTTGTGGCTTCCACACCTGTATTAAAAGGTGCAGAGTGGCTGGTGATTCTTGGACCAATCTTTCTCACATTGTTGCTTCTTTTCATCAGCGGCATACCGTTGCTTGAG GAGTCTGCCGATAAGAAGTTTGGAAATGTGGGCGAATATAGGCTGTACAAAAGAACAACTAG CCCTCTCATTCCGCTACCCCCGGTTATATACAAGAACTTGCCCTTGTGGTTCAAAGCAACTTTTCTCTTCGAATTTCCTCTCTACAGTCGTAATCTTCCTCGAGAAGAGCCAAACTG GTGTAGAACAAGCCGGCTAGAAGGAAGCGATGGATTGAAGATTGGCTAG